One Microcaecilia unicolor chromosome 8, aMicUni1.1, whole genome shotgun sequence DNA window includes the following coding sequences:
- the ITPRIPL2 gene encoding inositol 1,4,5-trisphosphate receptor-interacting protein-like 2 translates to MSGYSLNVRVFWPLLTCLCTALWCLYHALRRERAGVGGEREPDLDSGTARLCQLSLFFLLCYFLVKQCCSGGGRLAPPTATSAPGACGPEARAEQERERGARRAALLRAYYAQRVRLSPHVLGHSKAHVSKIVGELVQTGKAEARGGCGSLAFRGDFVQIGSAYEQHKVGSPDCFDILVPLKLPPSLKPEPVFAGAPLRGGGALCGLQIARGSECAKDFRSFGDSFGVDVQGRRRLSSALVLKWFHWKVQRCLAVIKYQFQERCHIALVVCNDRLVLKILPRSDYVCCHISMAVRLIPAVHVGDATFLIAQPWAETELLVPGLKLEAMWGINCSKQEQRLLGWFKEQTPARSCHLKCLQMVKALRDLNCKTFAPRFSAQWRAVLSSYTLKTALFYLLLRGPWEAWEESCLAERLEDFFLFFRECLHKQTLMHFFLGNSGVPDVVTMPKALKDAPAVNLLAGFEARTLDLVSFQLLNTWNQIPQLLTVNGNPRYLVKSPTSCKSTSFC, encoded by the coding sequence ATGTCCGGTTACTCGCTGAATGTGCGCGTCTTCTGGCCGCTGCTGACCTGCCTGTGCACCGCGCTCTGGTGCCTCTACCACGCCCTGAGGAGAGAGCGAGCCGGGGTCGGCGGCGAGCGAGAGCCCGACCTGGACTCGGGCACGGCGCGCCTCTGCCAGCTGTCGCTCTTCTTCCTGCTCTGCTACTTTCTCGTCAAGCAatgctgcagcggcggcggccgGCTCGCGCCGCCAACAGCAACCTCTGCGCCCGGCGCGTGCGGTCCGGAGGCGCGCGCCGAGCAGGAGCGCGAGCGCGGAGCCCGCCGGGCTGCCTTGCTGCGGGCGTACTACGCGCAGCGCGTGCGCCTCTCGCCGCACGTGCTGGGCCACAGCAAGGCGCACGTGAGCAAGATCGTGGGCGAGCTGGTGCAGACGGGCAAAGCCGAGGCGCGGGGCGGCTGCGGCAGCCTGGCCTTCCGCGGCGACTTCGTGCAGATCGGCAGCGCCTACGAGCAGCACAAGGTGGGCAGCCCCGACTGCTTCGACATCCTGGTACCTCTCAAGCTGCCGCCCAGCCTCAAGCCGGAGCCCGTGTTCGCCGGGGCCCCGCTCCGCGGAGGCGGCGCCCTGTGCGGGCTGCAAATTGCGCGCGGATCGGAGTGCGCCAAGGACTTCCGGAGCTTCGGCGACAGTTTCGGCGTGGACGTGCAAGGGAGGCGCCGCCTCTCCTCCGCCCTGGTGCTCAAGTGGTTCCACTGGAAAGTGCAGCGCTGCCTGGCGGTCATCAAGTACCAGTTCCAGGAGAGGTGCCACATCGCGCTGGTCGTGTGCAATGACAGGCTGGTCCTCAAAATCCTGCCCAGATCCGATTACGTCTGCTGCCACATCTCGATGGCTGTTCGCCTGATCCCCGCTGTCCACGTGGGCGATGCCACCTTCCTTATCGCCCAGCCCTGGGCCGAAACCGAACTGCTGGTACCTGGTTTGAAACTGGAAGCCATGTGGGGGATCAATTGCTCCAAGCAGGAGCAGAGGTTGCTCGGTTGGTTCAAGGAGCAAACGCCGGCCAGGTCGTGCCACCTCAAGTGTCTGCAAATGGTCAAGGCCCTGCGCGATTTGAACTGCAAGACCTTTGCGCCTCGTTTTTCCGCGCAGTGGAGGGCCGTCCTCTCCTCCTACACCCTCAAAACGGCGCTTTTCTACCTGCTTCTGAGGGGTCCCTGGGAAGCCTGGGAGGAGAGTTGCCTTGCAGAAAGGCTGGAGGACTTTTTCCTGTTTTTCAGGGAGTGTTTACACAAGCAGACGCTTATGCATTTCTTTTTGGGGAACAGCGGGGTCCCAGATGTTGTGACTATGCCGAAGGCATTGAAAGATGCGCCAGCGGTGAATCTGCTGGCAGGTTTTGAGGCGCGCACTTTAGATTTAGTCTCATTCCAGCTCCTTAACACGTGGAATCAGATTCCTCAGTTGTTAACAGTAAATGGAAATCCGAGGTACTTGGTGAAAAGCCCCACTTCTTGTAAAAGCACCAGTTTCTGCTGA